A single region of the Enterobacter cloacae complex sp. R_G8 genome encodes:
- a CDS encoding LVIVD repeat-containing protein, protein MTQVPPPEYSRNMRLIGHSDQGGRPDGVQLMVHRGYAYIGHMVSQGFSIVDVRDPKNPKAAGYVPAPPGTWNVHLQAHDDLLLVINARDLFADARFADEKVYYTRQVGETVSDVQDKGWSAGLRVFDISTPDRPREIGFLSLNGIGIHRIWYVGGRWAYVSALIDGFTDYIFLTIDLADPRKPEVAGRWWLPGMNQAAGERPEWPEGKRYALHHAIIAGDTAYGSWRDGGLTLLDVKDRTQPTLISHRNWSPPFGGGTHTALPLPDRDLLVVLDEAVLDNQQDGEKFIWLFDIREPSNPVSISTFPQPDETDYVAKGAHFGPHNLHENRPGSFVSSTLIFATWQNAGVRAYDISNPYRPVETGALVPAAPEKMMDTRPNRPQVIQSCDVFVDAQGIIYSTDYNGGLSVIEYLG, encoded by the coding sequence GTGACGCAAGTACCCCCTCCAGAATACAGCCGCAATATGCGGCTGATTGGCCATAGCGACCAGGGCGGTCGTCCGGACGGCGTGCAGCTGATGGTGCACCGCGGTTATGCGTATATTGGCCATATGGTGTCGCAGGGCTTTTCGATTGTTGACGTGCGCGACCCGAAAAACCCGAAAGCGGCGGGCTATGTGCCCGCGCCGCCCGGCACCTGGAATGTGCATTTGCAGGCACACGACGATTTACTACTGGTGATTAACGCCCGGGATCTGTTTGCCGATGCCCGCTTCGCCGATGAAAAGGTCTACTACACCCGTCAGGTGGGGGAGACCGTCAGCGATGTGCAGGACAAAGGCTGGAGCGCCGGGCTGCGCGTGTTTGATATCTCCACGCCGGACAGACCGCGTGAGATCGGCTTTCTGTCGTTAAATGGCATTGGCATTCACCGCATCTGGTACGTCGGCGGTCGCTGGGCGTATGTGTCGGCGCTGATCGACGGCTTTACCGACTATATCTTTCTGACCATCGACCTGGCCGATCCGCGTAAGCCTGAGGTGGCAGGGCGCTGGTGGCTGCCGGGGATGAACCAGGCCGCAGGCGAACGGCCGGAGTGGCCGGAAGGCAAACGTTATGCGCTGCACCATGCCATTATCGCCGGGGATACGGCGTACGGTAGCTGGCGTGACGGCGGTTTAACGCTGCTGGATGTGAAAGATCGCACGCAGCCGACGCTGATTAGCCACCGCAACTGGAGCCCGCCGTTTGGTGGCGGGACGCATACCGCGCTGCCGCTGCCGGACCGCGATTTGCTGGTGGTGCTCGACGAGGCGGTGCTCGACAACCAGCAGGATGGCGAGAAGTTCATCTGGCTGTTTGATATCCGCGAGCCGTCGAACCCGGTCAGCATCTCGACCTTCCCGCAGCCGGATGAAACCGACTACGTGGCGAAAGGGGCGCATTTCGGCCCGCACAACCTGCACGAGAACCGGCCGGGGAGCTTCGTCAGCTCAACGCTGATTTTTGCCACCTGGCAGAACGCGGGCGTGCGCGCGTACGACATTTCCAATCCTTATCGCCCGGTGGAAACCGGCGCGCTGGTGCCCGCCGCGCCGGAGAAGATGATGGACACGCGGCCCAATCGCCCGCAGGTGATCCAGTCGTGCGACGTGTTTGTGGATGCGCAGGGAATTATTTACAGCACGGATTATAACGGCGGGTTGTCGGTGATTGAATATTTGGGCTGA
- a CDS encoding sugar ABC transporter substrate-binding protein: MKKIALSLVALGLLTSLPGFAATPAPVPAAIANHDGPIRIAVIRNLGSDDNTTQFVAGAIQEGKKLGFKVSTFLSNGDDAKFQDFVNQAISQKYDGIILSQGRDPYATALVKKAVDAGIKVSVFDTAVNGAIPGVTVTQQDDASLTNLSFGQLAKDFNGKANIVKLWVAGFPPMERRQAAYRELQKQYPDIKELESIGAVSSDVQGDTANKVGAILAKYPKGKIDAIWGTWDAFSQGAYKALKENGRTEIKLYSIDISNQDLQLMREPGSPWKVSVAVDPKLIGATNVRLVANKIAGEATPATYDFKAAAIPQALLTAQPGAVNVASLGKIIPGWGQTEDFIAPWFATLEAKNK, from the coding sequence ATGAAAAAGATTGCACTCTCTTTGGTGGCACTTGGGTTACTCACCTCTCTGCCGGGCTTTGCGGCCACGCCCGCACCGGTTCCGGCGGCCATTGCCAACCATGACGGCCCCATTCGCATTGCGGTGATCCGCAACCTTGGCTCGGATGACAACACCACGCAGTTTGTCGCCGGGGCGATTCAGGAAGGGAAAAAACTTGGCTTTAAGGTCAGCACCTTTTTAAGCAATGGTGACGACGCAAAATTCCAGGACTTTGTGAATCAGGCGATCAGCCAGAAATATGACGGGATTATTCTCTCTCAGGGGCGTGATCCGTATGCGACCGCGCTGGTGAAGAAGGCGGTGGATGCCGGGATTAAGGTGTCGGTCTTTGATACCGCCGTCAACGGCGCGATCCCAGGTGTGACTGTCACCCAGCAGGACGATGCCTCCCTGACCAATCTCTCCTTCGGCCAGCTGGCAAAAGATTTCAACGGCAAAGCCAATATCGTCAAGCTGTGGGTCGCCGGTTTCCCGCCGATGGAGCGTCGTCAGGCGGCGTATAGGGAACTGCAAAAACAGTACCCGGATATCAAAGAGCTGGAGTCGATTGGCGCGGTGTCGTCGGACGTGCAGGGGGATACCGCCAACAAGGTCGGCGCAATTCTGGCCAAATACCCGAAAGGCAAAATCGACGCTATCTGGGGAACCTGGGACGCCTTCAGCCAGGGCGCTTATAAAGCGCTGAAGGAGAATGGCCGCACTGAAATCAAACTCTACAGCATCGATATCTCCAACCAGGATCTGCAACTGATGCGCGAGCCGGGTAGCCCGTGGAAAGTGAGCGTGGCGGTGGATCCGAAGCTGATTGGCGCGACGAACGTGCGTCTGGTGGCGAACAAGATTGCCGGGGAAGCGACGCCTGCGACCTACGATTTCAAAGCGGCGGCCATTCCACAGGCGCTGCTGACCGCGCAGCCAGGGGCGGTGAACGTGGCGTCGCTGGGTAAAATCATTCCGGGCTGGGGCCAGACCGAAGACTTTATCGCGCCGTGGTTTGCGACGCTGGAAGCGAAAAATAAATAA
- a CDS encoding ABC transporter permease, whose amino-acid sequence MSKALSVTAAASGRQQIFDFLYRWGMLLTVVALVVVFGLASDSFLDPNNIINILRSIAIVTVIAIGVSISLTVGGFDLSVGSTASLANALVVSLFVWHGFGTTESIVITLALCTLVGLFNAFLIVILRIPDMLATLASLFVIQGVAMTYSYGGSITENMVLPSGDMAEGTIPAAFSLLGQVPTIVIIMLAVTLLAQLGLSLTTHGRRMYAIGGNPEAARLSGIRTTRYKVAAYVIASLLAGLGGILLASRIGSSQVNAGGGYLMDAVAAAWIGFSLAGSGKPNALGTLVGAVILGVLSNGLVMLSVPYYAMDIIKGLVLAVALAITYIQKR is encoded by the coding sequence GTGAGCAAAGCCCTTTCAGTGACTGCGGCGGCGTCTGGCCGTCAACAGATTTTCGATTTTCTCTACCGGTGGGGCATGTTGCTCACCGTGGTGGCGCTGGTGGTGGTTTTTGGCCTGGCGTCAGACAGCTTCCTCGACCCGAACAACATCATCAACATTCTGCGCTCGATTGCCATCGTCACGGTAATTGCCATTGGCGTATCGATTTCACTCACCGTGGGCGGGTTTGATCTCTCCGTCGGCTCAACGGCGTCGCTGGCGAATGCGCTGGTGGTCTCGCTCTTCGTCTGGCACGGCTTCGGCACCACCGAATCGATTGTGATCACCCTTGCGCTCTGTACCCTGGTCGGGCTGTTTAATGCCTTTCTGATCGTCATTCTGCGTATTCCTGACATGCTCGCGACGCTTGCCAGCCTGTTCGTGATACAGGGCGTGGCGATGACCTACAGCTACGGCGGGTCGATTACCGAGAACATGGTGCTGCCGAGCGGTGATATGGCGGAAGGAACCATTCCGGCGGCGTTCAGCCTGCTGGGGCAGGTGCCCACCATCGTCATCATCATGCTGGCGGTGACCCTGCTGGCACAGCTGGGATTGTCATTGACCACCCACGGCAGGCGCATGTACGCCATCGGCGGCAACCCGGAGGCGGCGCGCCTTTCGGGCATCCGCACCACGCGCTACAAGGTGGCGGCCTACGTGATTGCCTCGTTGCTGGCCGGACTGGGCGGGATTTTGCTGGCCTCGCGCATTGGATCGTCGCAGGTGAATGCGGGCGGCGGGTATCTGATGGACGCGGTGGCGGCAGCGTGGATCGGCTTTTCGCTGGCTGGTTCCGGCAAGCCGAACGCGCTGGGAACGCTGGTGGGGGCGGTCATTCTGGGCGTGCTGTCGAACGGGCTGGTGATGCTCTCCGTACCGTATTACGCCATGGACATTATAAAAGGGCTGGTGCTTGCCGTGGCGCTGGCCATTACCTACATACAAAAACGCTGA
- a CDS encoding sugar ABC transporter ATP-binding protein: protein MVSSRLEMRGISLAFSGFQALSRVDFTLNGGSVHALTGANGAGKSTLMAVLCGTHDRYEGEICINNQPVTIREPLDAKRLGIHLVQQEVDVALVPGLSIAENIMLDQLAQPGHRYRWRVIRQQAKQALAQLDVALDVRRSIDSCSLAEKQQILLARALSHHCRFLILDEPTAPLDAHDSERLFAVVRRLKQQGIGVVFISHRIHELKAICDTLTVLRDGKLIETGPMADLSGEAIVEKMLGHELSDIYPPARPVHSDETLLRVEGLHDDALLKDISLHLRKGEILGIAGLAGAGKTELCKALFGASKSRVERGELNHQPWKPRDPADSVLRGLALVPEERRKEGIFIDEPVSMNLAVTADNSFSRWSLFGHRQAWRWAEEVIARVGVRTRGPGQVLRRLSGGNQQKVAIGKWLRNDASVLIFDEPTKGVDVKAKTDLFQLIDGLAREGKGVIYASGEFAELVGLCDRICVLWDGRIVAEIPGAGAREETLLYYSTGGTAS, encoded by the coding sequence ATGGTTTCCAGTCGCCTTGAGATGCGCGGTATCAGCCTGGCCTTTTCCGGCTTTCAGGCGCTGTCGCGCGTGGACTTTACCCTGAACGGCGGATCGGTGCATGCATTGACCGGGGCTAACGGCGCGGGGAAATCGACGCTGATGGCGGTGCTGTGCGGAACGCACGATCGCTATGAGGGGGAGATCTGCATTAATAACCAGCCGGTGACGATCCGCGAACCGCTCGATGCCAAACGGCTGGGGATCCACCTTGTGCAGCAGGAAGTGGACGTGGCGCTGGTTCCGGGGCTGAGCATCGCTGAAAACATCATGCTCGACCAGCTGGCGCAGCCGGGACATCGCTACCGCTGGCGTGTTATTCGTCAACAGGCGAAGCAGGCGCTGGCGCAGCTCGACGTTGCGCTGGACGTTCGCCGTTCCATCGACAGCTGTTCGTTGGCTGAAAAACAGCAGATCCTGCTGGCGCGGGCGCTGTCGCATCACTGCCGTTTTTTGATCCTCGATGAACCTACCGCACCGCTGGATGCCCACGACAGTGAACGCCTGTTCGCGGTGGTGCGGCGTTTAAAGCAGCAGGGCATTGGCGTGGTATTTATCTCGCACCGCATTCATGAGCTAAAAGCCATCTGTGACACCTTAACGGTGCTGCGCGATGGCAAGCTGATTGAGACCGGCCCGATGGCGGATCTCAGCGGCGAAGCGATCGTCGAGAAGATGCTCGGCCACGAACTGAGCGATATCTACCCGCCAGCCCGTCCTGTGCATAGCGACGAGACGCTGCTGCGGGTGGAGGGGCTGCACGACGACGCATTGCTGAAAGATATCTCCCTGCATCTGCGTAAAGGCGAAATCCTTGGCATTGCCGGTCTGGCGGGCGCAGGTAAAACCGAACTCTGCAAGGCGCTGTTTGGTGCCAGCAAAAGCCGGGTGGAGCGTGGCGAGCTCAATCATCAGCCCTGGAAACCGCGCGATCCGGCCGATTCCGTGCTGCGCGGGCTGGCGCTGGTACCGGAGGAGCGGCGCAAAGAGGGGATTTTTATCGACGAGCCGGTGAGCATGAATCTGGCCGTGACGGCAGATAACAGCTTTTCGCGCTGGAGTCTCTTTGGTCATCGTCAGGCGTGGCGCTGGGCGGAAGAGGTGATTGCCCGCGTCGGCGTGCGAACGCGTGGGCCGGGGCAGGTTTTACGTCGGCTTTCTGGCGGTAACCAGCAGAAGGTCGCCATTGGAAAATGGCTGCGCAATGACGCCAGCGTGCTGATATTCGACGAGCCGACCAAGGGCGTTGACGTCAAAGCGAAGACCGATCTGTTTCAGCTGATCGACGGCCTGGCGCGCGAGGGCAAAGGGGTGATTTATGCCTCGGGCGAATTTGCCGAACTGGTAGGGCTGTGTGACCGCATCTGCGTGCTCTGGGACGGGCGCATCGTGGCGGAAATCCCCGGGGCCGGGGCGCGGGAAGAGACACTACTTTATTATTCAACCGGAGGAACGGCGTCGTGA
- a CDS encoding oxidoreductase has product MSNTDIRVVPGPANYFSHPGSLAHLHDFFTPEQLSRAVWIYGERALEGARPFLPESFKAPGAKHLLFKGHCSERDVTHLVNESGSEAALVIGVGGGAVMDTVKAVARRLGVPFVGIPTIAATCAAWTPLSVWYNDAGQALQFEIFDDANFLVLVEPQIILNAPAEYLLAGIGDTLAKWYEAVVLAPEPENLPLTVRLGINGALAIRDVLLTRSEEALADQQRGDQTQAFRDVVDAIIAGGGMVGGLGERYTRVAAAHAVHNGLTVLPQTEKYLHGTKVAYGILVQSALLGQDDVLAQLVTAYRRFNLPTTLRELDVDINHREALDKVIAHTLRPVESIHYLPVALTPDVLRAAFKKVESFSR; this is encoded by the coding sequence ATGAGCAACACCGATATCCGCGTCGTACCCGGCCCGGCGAACTACTTTTCTCATCCCGGAAGCCTTGCGCATCTGCATGACTTCTTCACCCCGGAGCAGCTTTCCCGTGCGGTGTGGATCTACGGCGAACGCGCGCTGGAGGGCGCACGCCCCTTCCTGCCGGAGAGCTTTAAGGCCCCCGGCGCAAAACACCTCTTGTTCAAAGGCCACTGCAGCGAGCGCGATGTCACCCATCTGGTGAATGAATCCGGCAGCGAGGCGGCATTGGTGATTGGCGTGGGCGGCGGCGCGGTGATGGATACGGTCAAAGCCGTGGCGCGTCGTTTGGGCGTTCCGTTCGTGGGTATCCCGACCATCGCCGCTACCTGTGCGGCCTGGACGCCACTCTCTGTCTGGTACAACGATGCCGGGCAGGCGCTGCAGTTTGAAATTTTCGACGATGCCAACTTCCTGGTGCTGGTGGAGCCGCAAATCATCCTTAACGCCCCGGCGGAATACCTGCTGGCGGGTATCGGCGATACCCTGGCGAAGTGGTATGAAGCGGTGGTATTGGCACCTGAGCCGGAGAACCTGCCGCTGACCGTGCGGCTCGGTATCAACGGCGCGCTGGCGATCCGCGACGTGCTGCTGACACGCAGCGAAGAGGCGTTAGCCGACCAGCAGCGAGGTGACCAGACGCAGGCGTTCCGGGACGTGGTGGATGCGATTATTGCCGGTGGTGGCATGGTCGGCGGTCTGGGCGAACGCTATACGCGCGTGGCGGCGGCACATGCGGTGCATAACGGCTTAACCGTGCTGCCGCAGACGGAAAAATACCTGCACGGCACCAAGGTAGCCTACGGCATTCTGGTGCAGAGCGCCCTGCTCGGCCAGGACGACGTGCTGGCGCAGCTGGTGACGGCGTACCGGCGTTTTAACCTGCCGACCACGCTTCGCGAGCTGGACGTCGACATCAATCACCGGGAAGCGCTGGATAAGGTCATTGCCCACACCCTGCGCCCGGTGGAGTCAATTCACTATCTGCCGGTTGCGCTAACGCCTGACGTTCTGCGCGCCGCGTTTAAGAAAGTGGAATCCTTCAGCCGTTAA
- a CDS encoding SDR family NAD(P)-dependent oxidoreductase, which translates to MQIDLTGKKALVTGASRGLGRAIALSLARAGADVIITYEKSAEKAQAVADEIKALGRHSEAVQADSASAEAIQDAVTHAARSLGGLDILVNNAGIARGGPLESMTLADIDALINVNIRGVVIATQEALVHMSDGGRIINIGSCLANRVAMPGISVYSMTKSALNSFTRGLARDLGPRGITVNLVHPGPTNSDMNPEDGEQAEAQRQMIAVGHYGQPEDIAAAVTFLASPAAGQISGTGLDVDGGLNA; encoded by the coding sequence ATGCAGATCGATTTAACAGGTAAAAAGGCGCTGGTTACCGGCGCCAGCCGGGGATTGGGTCGGGCAATTGCACTCTCGCTGGCGCGCGCCGGTGCCGATGTGATTATTACGTATGAAAAATCGGCCGAAAAAGCCCAGGCGGTCGCCGATGAGATTAAGGCGCTGGGACGACACAGCGAAGCCGTGCAGGCGGACAGCGCCAGCGCAGAGGCGATTCAGGACGCGGTCACCCATGCGGCGCGTTCCCTCGGGGGGCTGGACATTCTGGTCAATAACGCCGGGATCGCCCGCGGCGGCCCGCTGGAGTCCATGACGCTGGCGGATATCGATGCCCTGATTAATGTCAACATTCGCGGCGTGGTGATCGCCACTCAGGAAGCCCTGGTGCACATGTCTGACGGCGGGCGCATTATCAATATCGGTAGCTGTCTGGCAAACCGCGTGGCGATGCCGGGTATCTCCGTCTACTCGATGACCAAATCCGCGCTTAACTCCTTCACGCGCGGTCTGGCGCGGGATCTGGGGCCGCGCGGCATTACCGTGAACCTGGTGCATCCCGGCCCCACCAACAGCGATATGAACCCGGAGGACGGTGAACAGGCAGAAGCCCAGCGTCAGATGATTGCCGTCGGTCATTACGGACAACCGGAAGATATCGCGGCGGCGGTCACCTTCCTCGCCAGCCCGGCCGCCGGACAGATCTCCGGTACGGGGCTGGATGTGGACGGCGGTTTGAACGCCTGA
- a CDS encoding YbdD/YjiX family protein codes for MFDTLSKAGKYLGQAAKMMIGVPDYDNYVEHMRVNHPDQTPMTYEEFFRDRQDARYGGKGGAKCC; via the coding sequence ATGTTCGACACCCTTTCCAAAGCAGGTAAGTACCTGGGCCAGGCCGCCAAAATGATGATTGGCGTGCCAGACTACGACAACTACGTCGAGCATATGCGCGTCAACCATCCGGACCAGACGCCCATGACCTACGAAGAATTTTTCCGCGACCGCCAGGACGCCCGCTACGGCGGCAAGGGCGGGGCGAAGTGTTGTTAA
- the cstA gene encoding pyruvate/proton symporter CstA: protein MNNSGKYLTWAGLSVVGAFALGYIALNRGEQINALWIVVASVCIYLIAYRFYGRYIAKTVLAVDATRMTPAVRHNDGLDYVPTDKKVLFGHHFAAIAGAGPLVGPVLAAQMGYLPGMIWILAGVVLAGAVQDFMVLFVSTRRDGRSLGELVKEEMGATAGVIALVATFMIMVIILAVLAMIVVKALTHSPWGTYTVAFTIPLAIFMGIYIRYLRPGRIGEVSVIGLVLLVFAIISGGWVAESPTWAPFFDFTGVQLTWMLVGYGFVAAVLPVWLLLAPRDYLSTFLKIGTIVGLAIGILIMRPTLTMPALTKFVDGTGPVWTGNLFPFLFITIACGAVSGFHALIASGTTPKMLANENQACLIGYGGMLMESFVAIMALVSACIIDPGVYFAMNSPMAVLAPAGTADVVASAAQVVSGWGFAITPDTLTSIASEVGEQSIISRAGGAPTLAVGMAYILHGALGGLMDVSFWYHFAILFEALFILTAVDAGTRAARFMLQDLLGVISPNLKRTDSLPANLLATALCVLAWGYFLHQGVVDPLGGINTLWPLFGIANQMLAGMALMLCAVVLFKMKRQRYAWVALLPTAWLLICTLTAGWQKAFSPDNKVGFLAIANKFQAMIDSGKIPAQYTESQLSQLVFNNRLDAGLTIFFMVVVVVLALYSLKTALAALKVDKPTAKETPYEPMPENLEEIVTQAKGAH, encoded by the coding sequence ATGAACAACTCAGGGAAATACCTTACATGGGCAGGGCTCTCCGTTGTGGGAGCCTTTGCTCTGGGCTATATCGCCCTTAACCGGGGGGAACAGATCAATGCGCTCTGGATTGTCGTTGCCTCCGTCTGCATTTATCTGATCGCATATCGTTTTTATGGCCGTTATATCGCCAAAACGGTGCTGGCGGTTGATGCCACGCGTATGACGCCCGCCGTTCGTCATAACGACGGGCTGGACTACGTTCCTACCGATAAGAAAGTGCTGTTCGGTCACCACTTTGCGGCGATTGCCGGAGCAGGCCCGCTGGTAGGGCCGGTGCTGGCGGCGCAGATGGGCTATCTGCCGGGGATGATCTGGATCCTTGCCGGCGTGGTGCTGGCGGGGGCCGTACAGGACTTTATGGTGCTGTTCGTCTCCACCCGTCGCGACGGGCGTTCGCTGGGTGAGCTGGTGAAAGAGGAGATGGGGGCAACCGCCGGGGTGATTGCGCTGGTGGCGACCTTTATGATCATGGTGATCATCCTCGCGGTGCTGGCGATGATCGTGGTGAAAGCGCTGACCCACAGCCCGTGGGGGACTTACACCGTTGCGTTCACCATTCCACTGGCCATCTTCATGGGGATCTACATTCGTTACCTGCGTCCAGGACGCATTGGTGAGGTGTCGGTCATTGGCCTGGTGCTGCTGGTGTTCGCCATTATCTCCGGCGGCTGGGTGGCAGAGAGCCCAACCTGGGCACCGTTCTTCGACTTTACCGGCGTACAGCTGACCTGGATGCTGGTGGGGTATGGGTTTGTGGCGGCGGTGCTGCCGGTGTGGCTGCTGCTGGCCCCGCGTGATTACCTCTCCACGTTCCTGAAAATTGGCACCATCGTCGGGCTGGCTATCGGTATTTTGATCATGCGCCCGACGCTGACCATGCCAGCGTTAACCAAATTCGTTGACGGTACGGGCCCGGTCTGGACCGGTAACCTGTTCCCGTTCCTGTTTATTACCATCGCCTGTGGCGCGGTGTCTGGCTTCCACGCGCTGATTGCCTCCGGGACCACGCCGAAGATGCTGGCGAATGAAAATCAGGCCTGCCTGATTGGCTACGGTGGCATGCTGATGGAGTCCTTCGTGGCGATCATGGCGCTGGTTTCTGCCTGCATTATCGACCCGGGTGTCTACTTCGCGATGAACAGCCCGATGGCGGTTCTGGCTCCGGCGGGCACCGCCGACGTGGTGGCATCCGCTGCACAGGTGGTAAGCGGCTGGGGCTTTGCCATTACCCCGGATACGTTGACGAGTATCGCCAGTGAAGTAGGCGAGCAGTCGATTATCTCCCGCGCGGGCGGCGCGCCTACGCTGGCGGTGGGGATGGCCTACATACTTCACGGTGCGCTGGGCGGGCTGATGGACGTCTCCTTCTGGTATCACTTCGCCATTCTCTTTGAAGCGCTGTTTATTCTGACGGCGGTGGATGCGGGGACGCGTGCGGCCCGCTTTATGCTGCAGGATCTGCTGGGCGTGATCTCCCCGAACCTGAAGCGTACCGATTCGCTCCCGGCGAACCTGCTGGCAACGGCCTTGTGCGTGCTGGCGTGGGGGTACTTCCTGCATCAGGGGGTGGTGGATCCGCTGGGCGGTATTAACACGCTATGGCCGCTGTTCGGTATCGCTAACCAGATGCTGGCAGGGATGGCGCTAATGCTATGTGCGGTGGTGCTGTTCAAGATGAAGCGCCAGCGTTATGCCTGGGTGGCGCTGCTGCCTACCGCCTGGCTGCTGATTTGTACCCTGACGGCGGGCTGGCAGAAAGCCTTCAGCCCGGACAATAAAGTGGGTTTCCTGGCGATTGCCAATAAGTTTCAGGCGATGATCGACAGCGGTAAAATCCCGGCGCAGTATACGGAATCACAGCTGTCGCAGCTGGTGTTTAACAACCGTCTGGATGCCGGGCTGACCATCTTCTTTATGGTGGTGGTCGTGGTACTGGCGTTGTATTCTCTGAAGACCGCGCTGGCGGCGTTGAAAGTCGACAAGCCAACGGCAAAAGAGACGCCTTACGAGCCAATGCCTGAAAACCTGGAAGAGATTGTCACCCAGGCCAAAGGGGCGCATTAA
- the entH gene encoding proofreading thioesterase EntH has translation MIWKRHLSLDALNATSQNTLVAHLGIVYTRLGDDTLEAEMPVDARTHQPFGLLHGGASAALAETLGSMAGFLMTRDGQNVVGTELNATHHRAVAQGIVRGVCQPLHLGRSSQSWEIVVFDEQGRRCCTCRLSTMVLG, from the coding sequence ATGATCTGGAAACGCCATTTATCGTTAGATGCGCTGAACGCCACCAGCCAGAACACGCTGGTGGCGCATCTGGGCATCGTTTATACCCGCCTTGGCGACGATACGCTGGAAGCGGAAATGCCGGTGGATGCGCGAACCCATCAGCCGTTTGGCCTGCTGCACGGTGGCGCATCGGCGGCGCTGGCGGAAACGCTGGGCTCGATGGCCGGTTTTCTGATGACCCGCGACGGGCAGAACGTGGTGGGAACGGAGCTGAATGCCACCCATCATCGTGCGGTAGCGCAGGGGATCGTGCGCGGCGTGTGTCAGCCGCTGCATCTGGGTCGATCCAGCCAGAGCTGGGAGATTGTGGTGTTCGACGAGCAGGGACGGCGGTGCTGTACCTGCCGGTTGAGTACGATGGTGCTGGGGTAA
- the entA gene encoding 2,3-dihydro-2,3-dihydroxybenzoate dehydrogenase EntA, producing the protein MVVDFTGKTVWVTGAGKGIGYATALAFADAGAKVTGFDLAFPQGNYPFATETLDVSDAVQVSDVCGRLLAVEERLDVLVNAAGILRMGATDQLSQEDWQQTFAVNVGGAFNLFQQTMGQFRRQQSGAIVTVASDAAHTPRIGMSAYGASKAALKSLALTVGLELAGSGVRCNLVSPGSTDTDMQRTLWTCDDAEQQRIRGFGEQFKLGIPLGKIARPQEIASTILFLASDAASHITLQDIVVDGGSTLGA; encoded by the coding sequence ATGGTTGTTGATTTCACCGGCAAAACCGTCTGGGTGACAGGGGCGGGTAAGGGGATTGGTTATGCGACGGCGCTGGCTTTTGCCGACGCGGGCGCGAAGGTGACCGGATTCGATCTGGCCTTCCCGCAGGGGAATTATCCGTTTGCTACCGAAACGCTGGACGTATCTGACGCGGTGCAGGTGAGCGACGTCTGCGGGCGCTTGCTCGCCGTAGAGGAACGTCTGGACGTGCTGGTCAACGCCGCCGGCATTCTGCGCATGGGCGCCACGGACCAGCTTTCGCAGGAGGACTGGCAGCAGACGTTTGCGGTCAACGTTGGCGGGGCGTTTAACCTCTTTCAACAGACGATGGGCCAGTTCCGTCGTCAGCAGAGCGGGGCGATTGTCACCGTGGCGTCCGACGCGGCCCACACGCCGCGCATCGGGATGAGTGCCTATGGCGCCTCGAAAGCGGCGCTGAAAAGCCTGGCTCTCACCGTCGGGCTGGAGTTGGCGGGCAGCGGCGTGCGCTGTAATCTGGTGTCGCCGGGGTCAACGGATACCGATATGCAGCGCACCCTGTGGACCTGCGACGATGCGGAGCAGCAGCGCATTCGCGGTTTTGGCGAGCAGTTTAAGCTGGGGATCCCGCTGGGGAAAATCGCCCGTCCTCAGGAGATTGCCAGCACGATCCTGTTCCTGGCCTCCGATGCTGCCAGCCATATCACCCTGCAGGATATCGTGGTGGACGGCGGCTCCACGCTGGGGGCGTAA